In Ignavibacteria bacterium, a single genomic region encodes these proteins:
- the prmC gene encoding peptide chain release factor N(5)-glutamine methyltransferase produces the protein MSEPKLKSLLEILNYSTSYLKEKNIENPRLNVELMIADIMKCKRLQLYLDYEKPLTTDEKEKLKGYLRRRVSREPLQYILGRTNFFGYEILLNEHVLIPRQETEVLVEKILNDVYASGKKNVKIFELGVGSGCIAVAIISELGKRGIECIYHGIDISEEGISMAKKNLDINNCKNNRLEIEDFLDEGYEIKEEYDYVVSNPPYVPIDDYKKLMSEVNKYEPAYAVTDFGDGTKFYRKLFKMYKVRRLNYFLEIAFDATDKLEKILSEEGISYYNFEKDYSNNNRVLIIRE, from the coding sequence ATGTCCGAGCCAAAGCTAAAATCTTTGCTTGAGATACTTAATTATTCAACAAGTTATTTAAAGGAAAAGAATATAGAAAATCCGAGGCTGAATGTGGAACTGATGATTGCAGATATAATGAAATGCAAAAGGCTGCAACTATATCTTGATTATGAGAAACCATTAACGACGGACGAAAAGGAAAAACTTAAAGGATATTTAAGACGTAGAGTGAGCAGAGAACCGCTACAATATATATTAGGAAGAACAAATTTCTTTGGGTATGAAATACTATTAAATGAACACGTACTTATTCCGAGGCAGGAGACAGAAGTGCTTGTTGAAAAAATACTTAATGATGTATATGCATCGGGCAAGAAAAATGTGAAAATATTCGAATTGGGGGTTGGATCGGGCTGCATAGCAGTTGCAATAATCTCGGAACTTGGAAAGCGAGGAATAGAGTGCATTTACCATGGAATAGACATTTCAGAAGAGGGAATATCTATGGCTAAGAAGAATCTTGATATAAATAATTGTAAGAATAACAGATTAGAGATAGAAGATTTTTTAGATGAGGGTTATGAAATTAAAGAGGAATACGATTATGTTGTGTCAAATCCACCTTATGTACCGATTGATGATTATAAGAAACTAATGTCCGAAGTGAACAAGTATGAGCCTGCTTATGCGGTGACAGATTTTGGAGACGGGACAAAATTCTACCGAAAGCTTTTCAAAATGTATAAGGTAAGAAGGTTAAATTACTTTCTGGAAATTGCTTTTGATGCAACGGATAAACTTGAAAAAATATTATCAGAGGAAGGAATTAGTTATTACAATTTTGAAAAGGATTACAGTAATAATAACAGAGTTTTAATAATACGGGAATGA
- the dtd gene encoding D-aminoacyl-tRNA deacylase: protein MIAVVQRCIESSVEIEGKEYNRIGKGLMVLLGIKKGDTDVNIQKLSQKILDLRIFDDEKGVMNLSIKDTGGELLIISQFTLCADNNKSGNRPSYTMAEDPEKSKPMYDKFLKYISGQYYSERVKGGIFGADMKVRLTNDGPVTIILER, encoded by the coding sequence ATGATTGCAGTAGTACAAAGATGCATAGAGTCTTCAGTCGAAATAGAAGGCAAAGAGTATAACAGAATAGGAAAAGGTCTGATGGTCCTGCTTGGAATCAAAAAAGGTGATACGGATGTAAATATACAAAAGCTTTCACAGAAAATACTTGATTTAAGGATATTTGATGATGAGAAAGGTGTAATGAATTTAAGCATTAAGGATACCGGTGGTGAACTTCTTATAATATCACAATTTACACTTTGTGCAGACAATAATAAAAGCGGAAACAGACCGAGTTATACAATGGCGGAGGATCCTGAAAAGTCAAAACCGATGTACGATAAATTCTTAAAATATATAAGCGGGCAATATTATTCAGAAAGGGTTAAGGGTGGTATATTCGGTGCTGATATGAAAGTAAGATTAACGAATGACGGTCCTGTAACAATAATTCTGGAAAGATGA